The sequence AGGTCTAGAAATCACAAATTAGTCGTTTTTATTTTTTCAGCCACTCCAAGTGGATGACTGTGAGAAATTCGATCCGCTGAAGGCCTGTGAATATTTCAACTCATGTTTTAAGGATCCGTCAAATTTTACTGTTGTCCTAGTGGGGAATTTTGACCTTGCTATTGCTTTCCCGCATATATTGCAGTATTTGGTTAGTGATGTGTCCCCTCGAAACATTTTCTCGGTGACAGTTTGATAGGGACATCTTGTTTCTTTTGTTTATATCTTTTTGTCCTTTTACACAGGGTGGGATTCCTCGATCTCCGGAACAAGTTCTGAATTTCAAACgtgatgtagtaacccagattccattttatgataataatatgttaaacatgattaagggttattaattaaacaaaccagagcacaagtcaagatcaaaaacacatggtatgagaatgagctagggttgatggatttgaccatgggctcgggtcggtcatgagt comes from Henckelia pumila isolate YLH828 chromosome 4, ASM3356847v2, whole genome shotgun sequence and encodes:
- the LOC140862849 gene encoding zinc protease PQQL-like; translated protein: MTKLMLEEDILGEKRDPSSSFANFVEELKCGSSHFSRPLQVDDCEKFDPLKACEYFNSCFKDPSNFTVVLVGNFDLAIAFPHILQYLGGIPRSPEQVLNFKRDVVTQIPFYDNNMLNMIKGY